One Lactobacillus crispatus DNA segment encodes these proteins:
- a CDS encoding ABC transporter ATP-binding protein → MSTILDLQNITTTVNAGTNEEKQILKNINLKLEDGDFVTLLGTNGAGKSTLLNIINGSIFPTSGKIMLKDQDLTNLSEVKRAKYIAQVFQDPKMGTAPRMTVAENLLLATKRGEHRGLRLRGLDKHMQEFKRQAAQLPNGLNERLNTFVGNLSGGQRQTLSFLMATIKRPDLLLLDEHTAALDPNTSRELLELTDKVVQEEHLTCIMITHQLKDAIKYGNRTIILNNGRIVFDVKGDDKKRLTEEDILQYFTD, encoded by the coding sequence ATGAGTACTATTCTTGATTTACAAAATATTACCACTACCGTTAATGCTGGTACCAATGAAGAAAAGCAAATCCTCAAAAATATTAATCTAAAACTTGAAGATGGAGATTTTGTTACTCTTTTAGGAACCAACGGTGCTGGTAAATCAACGCTACTAAATATTATCAATGGCTCTATTTTTCCTACTAGCGGAAAAATAATGCTCAAAGACCAAGATTTAACCAATCTTTCTGAAGTAAAACGCGCTAAATATATTGCCCAAGTATTCCAAGATCCTAAAATGGGTACAGCTCCGCGAATGACTGTTGCAGAAAACTTATTACTTGCAACCAAACGAGGTGAACACCGCGGTCTGCGTTTAAGAGGCCTAGATAAACATATGCAAGAATTTAAACGCCAGGCGGCCCAACTCCCTAATGGGTTAAATGAACGCTTAAATACTTTTGTGGGTAATCTTTCTGGTGGTCAACGACAAACATTAAGTTTTTTAATGGCAACAATTAAGCGCCCTGATTTGCTCTTACTAGATGAGCATACTGCGGCGTTAGATCCAAATACTAGCCGCGAATTGCTTGAACTAACTGATAAAGTTGTGCAAGAAGAGCATTTGACTTGCATCATGATCACTCACCAATTAAAAGACGCAATCAAATACGGAAACCGCACTATCATTTTAAACAATGGTAGAATCGTTTTTGATGTCAAAGGCGACGACAAAAAACGCCTAACTGAGGAGGATATTCTGCAATACTTCACAGATTAG
- a CDS encoding ABC transporter permease, which produces MSLITSSIGQGLLWGILALGLYLTFRILNFPDMTVEGTFPFGAAICVSALVHGVNPLAATILSFFAGMVTGLVTGLLYTKGKIPVLLAGILTMTSVYSVNLRILGKANVGLLNKNTLLNGQLLQKLPINFPTIVVGLIIAIIVIVLLAVFLDTDLGQAFIATGDNEKMAQSLGINTDNMKILGLMLSNGLIGLAGGLLAQNGGYADVNMGIGTMVIGLAAIIIGEVVYGNLSLTARLVAVVIGSIIYRLILLLVLQLGFSTNDFKLISAIILAICMMLPLFEQKFRTRKLLKKGVEKP; this is translated from the coding sequence ATGAGCTTAATTACTTCTTCTATTGGCCAAGGCTTACTCTGGGGTATTTTAGCCTTAGGCCTCTACCTAACTTTTAGAATTTTGAATTTCCCAGACATGACTGTTGAAGGAACCTTCCCCTTCGGTGCCGCAATTTGTGTTAGTGCGTTAGTTCATGGCGTCAATCCTTTAGCAGCTACCATTCTTTCCTTCTTCGCTGGCATGGTCACTGGCTTAGTCACCGGCTTACTGTATACTAAAGGAAAAATCCCTGTTCTTTTAGCTGGTATTTTAACGATGACCAGTGTCTACTCAGTTAATCTTAGAATTCTAGGCAAGGCTAATGTAGGTTTACTTAACAAAAATACTTTACTAAACGGTCAGCTTTTACAAAAATTACCGATCAATTTTCCTACTATTGTTGTTGGTTTGATCATTGCCATTATCGTCATCGTTTTGCTAGCAGTTTTCCTTGATACTGATCTTGGTCAAGCCTTTATTGCCACTGGTGACAACGAAAAAATGGCTCAATCACTTGGCATTAATACCGATAATATGAAAATCTTAGGTCTAATGCTCTCTAATGGCTTGATTGGCTTAGCTGGCGGCCTTTTAGCCCAAAATGGTGGCTACGCCGACGTCAATATGGGTATCGGTACTATGGTTATCGGACTAGCTGCCATCATTATTGGTGAAGTCGTTTACGGCAATTTAAGTTTAACTGCCCGCTTGGTAGCAGTTGTTATCGGTAGTATTATTTATCGCCTTATCTTACTCCTAGTCCTCCAACTTGGCTTTAGTACCAACGACTTTAAATTGATTTCCGCTATTATTCTTGCTATTTGTATGATGTTACCTTTATTTGAACAAAAATTTCGCACTCGTAAATTATTAAAGAAAGGCGTTGAAAAACCATGA
- the trpX gene encoding tryptophan ABC transporter substrate-binding protein, with protein sequence MKRLIGTIIALFAFLAVAFVSEVNKKNAEKKTPTIGILQTMSHPALDQIHRGIIQGLKDEGYIEGKNLKIDFQNAQGDQSNLKSMSDRFSQENATVTIGIATPAVQSLANTSGNIPVVMGAVSDPLGAHLVKSLTHPGGKITGVQDRQPIASQLALMQEILPKAKNIGVIYTSSDDSSASEYREFRRLAEAKGLKVIPYTITSTNDIEQVAQTMVGKVQAVYVPTDNTVASGIATLLKATNSAKIPVFPAADTMVKSGGLATRCVSQFDMGILTGKMAGQILHGKNPATLPVKRVTHYETVINEKIARELNITIPNSVIQAAQKKGRIIK encoded by the coding sequence ATGAAAAGGTTAATCGGAACAATTATTGCTCTTTTTGCTTTTCTGGCAGTTGCATTTGTCAGTGAAGTAAATAAGAAAAATGCGGAAAAGAAAACGCCAACTATCGGTATCTTGCAAACAATGAGCCACCCCGCTCTAGATCAGATCCATCGAGGCATTATTCAAGGACTCAAAGATGAAGGATATATCGAAGGAAAAAATCTTAAAATTGATTTTCAAAATGCCCAAGGTGATCAAAGTAATCTGAAATCAATGAGCGATCGCTTTAGCCAGGAAAACGCAACTGTAACTATTGGAATTGCCACTCCTGCTGTCCAATCTCTAGCTAATACTTCTGGCAACATCCCTGTAGTTATGGGCGCGGTCAGCGATCCTCTTGGAGCTCATTTAGTAAAAAGTCTAACACATCCTGGCGGTAAAATTACCGGTGTCCAGGACCGCCAGCCAATCGCCAGCCAGCTGGCCTTAATGCAAGAAATTCTACCTAAAGCCAAAAACATCGGTGTCATTTACACCTCAAGTGATGATTCATCAGCATCAGAGTACCGTGAATTCAGACGACTAGCTGAAGCAAAAGGACTTAAAGTTATCCCTTACACTATCACTTCAACCAATGATATCGAACAAGTTGCCCAAACCATGGTAGGCAAGGTTCAAGCAGTTTATGTCCCAACCGACAATACTGTAGCTAGTGGAATTGCCACCTTATTAAAGGCTACTAACAGTGCCAAGATCCCAGTTTTTCCTGCTGCCGATACTATGGTTAAAAGTGGTGGTCTCGCTACCAGGTGTGTCAGTCAATTCGACATGGGAATCTTAACTGGAAAAATGGCAGGACAAATTTTACATGGTAAAAACCCTGCTACTCTTCCCGTCAAGCGCGTAACCCATTATGAAACAGTAATCAATGAAAAAATAGCTCGTGAATTAAACATCACTATTCCTAACAGTGTAATTCAAGCTGCCCAAAAGAAAGGACGAATTATCAAATGA
- a CDS encoding YjjG family noncanonical pyrimidine nucleotidase translates to MRYKQIIFDVDDTIIDFAATEDFALHSLFNAHHWPLSAELQRQYHSYNQGLWRRLEQGELTYEELSEMTFHDFILDHFGIEIDGKKAMDEYRSYFGEAHQLLPGVEDTLIFAKKQGYKLTVLSNGEKFMQNHRLELAGVKKYFDLIVTSEEAHYSKPNPHAFDYFFSRTEIGPSETVFFGDGLQSDILGAEKYGFDSIWYNHRHRKNTLNLHPIFEVETYPELVKLMQNDFEKKY, encoded by the coding sequence TTGCGTTACAAACAAATTATTTTTGATGTAGATGACACAATTATCGATTTTGCGGCAACTGAAGATTTTGCTTTACATAGCTTGTTTAACGCTCATCACTGGCCTTTATCTGCGGAATTGCAGCGGCAGTACCATTCTTATAATCAAGGACTTTGGCGCCGGCTTGAACAAGGTGAACTAACTTATGAAGAGTTAAGTGAAATGACTTTCCATGATTTCATTTTGGATCATTTTGGTATTGAGATTGATGGCAAGAAGGCAATGGATGAATATCGTTCATACTTTGGCGAAGCACACCAATTATTGCCAGGGGTTGAGGACACCTTGATTTTTGCTAAAAAGCAGGGCTATAAGCTGACCGTTTTGAGCAATGGTGAAAAATTCATGCAAAATCACCGGTTGGAGCTTGCTGGTGTGAAAAAATATTTTGACCTAATTGTTACGTCAGAAGAAGCCCACTATTCTAAGCCTAACCCACATGCTTTTGATTATTTCTTCAGTCGTACGGAAATTGGTCCGAGTGAGACTGTCTTTTTTGGGGACGGCCTACAATCTGATATTTTAGGTGCAGAAAAATATGGCTTTGATAGTATTTGGTACAATCATCGCCATCGAAAAAATACTTTGAATTTGCATCCAATTTTTGAGGTAGAAACCTATCCAGAACTTGTTAAATTAATGCAGAATGATTTTGAGAAGAAGTACTAA
- a CDS encoding CorA family divalent cation transporter, whose amino-acid sequence MTQNDIDHLIKKWDLDPTIFTYPNSSIEVARFIPIDSNKLKNGHLLVSFDLLSADLPIEQKLIPVFTIFDENHLFIGTTASCSELKPQENIIETIFQSLCIQIKHIRSELVTIKQEIDRLDQAARKTTKTKELKKVTDLTRQLVYLKHTLDDQTPSLEEFGNYLVENKLANQARVKSIMTKQKRITKMIHVYTDLLDSISGLFTAMMDSHLNHLMKYLDSAALVIALPALISGIWGMNVGGLPGKENENGFWILIIFASLLTIGWGIFLKSKKYND is encoded by the coding sequence TTGACGCAAAACGATATCGATCATTTAATCAAAAAATGGGATCTAGATCCTACAATTTTCACTTACCCTAATTCCTCGATTGAGGTTGCTCGTTTTATCCCTATTGATTCTAATAAACTAAAAAATGGTCACCTACTAGTCAGCTTTGATCTATTAAGCGCTGACTTACCTATTGAACAAAAATTAATTCCAGTTTTCACTATCTTTGACGAAAATCATCTTTTTATTGGTACAACAGCAAGCTGCTCAGAATTAAAGCCACAAGAAAATATTATTGAAACTATTTTCCAAAGCTTGTGTATTCAAATTAAACACATTCGGTCAGAATTAGTAACCATCAAACAAGAAATTGATCGTTTAGATCAAGCTGCTAGAAAGACAACTAAGACCAAAGAATTAAAAAAAGTAACAGATTTAACTCGCCAGCTAGTTTACTTAAAGCATACCTTAGATGATCAAACACCTAGTCTAGAAGAATTTGGCAATTATTTAGTAGAAAACAAGCTAGCAAATCAAGCCCGCGTCAAAAGTATCATGACCAAGCAAAAACGAATTACCAAAATGATTCATGTTTATACTGACTTGCTCGATTCCATTAGCGGCCTCTTTACCGCCATGATGGACAGTCACTTGAACCATTTAATGAAATATTTAGATTCAGCTGCCCTGGTAATTGCTCTTCCCGCTTTAATCAGTGGCATTTGGGGCATGAATGTCGGCGGCTTACCAGGTAAAGAAAATGAAAACGGCTTTTGGATTTTAATAATTTTTGCCAGCTTATTAACTATTGGTTGGGGCATCTTCTTGAAGAGCAAAAAGTATAATGATTAG
- a CDS encoding IS982 family transposase, whose amino-acid sequence MNCLKLKRFSHHLQVSFKDLVIICRHWYRLYAPAEFTHRRNIDQIKTTDSLILALLIWQAKTGIESQRRFCECFNCLSHSRFNRRSRQLLQLIYQIRQEMNKKVDLNGHFLIIDSFPVPVCQPIRNYRAKIFRGYANIGYKATKKIYFYGFKVHAIVSDDGYILDYVVTKASVHDAKETVELMENAHPSNYYLLGDEGYLGKELHQQLKQMGYELWTPYRKNMTGAKKHNDHQLMAIRRTIESDFSLLTYYNAENNRARSLIGFQSRLEIAILAYNLAYCLERFN is encoded by the coding sequence TTGAACTGCCTTAAGCTTAAGCGTTTTAGCCACCATTTACAAGTTAGTTTTAAAGATTTAGTGATAATTTGTCGGCACTGGTATCGTTTGTATGCACCGGCTGAGTTTACTCATCGGCGAAATATTGATCAAATTAAAACTACGGACAGTCTGATTTTGGCTTTACTTATCTGGCAAGCTAAGACAGGAATTGAATCACAAAGAAGATTCTGTGAATGTTTCAATTGTTTATCACACTCACGTTTTAATCGGCGTTCACGTCAGCTATTGCAATTGATTTATCAGATACGGCAAGAAATGAATAAAAAGGTTGACCTGAATGGACATTTCTTGATCATTGACAGCTTTCCGGTACCTGTTTGCCAACCAATTCGCAACTATCGTGCTAAAATTTTTCGCGGTTATGCCAACATTGGTTATAAGGCCACCAAGAAAATTTACTTCTATGGTTTCAAAGTTCATGCCATTGTTAGCGATGACGGTTACATTCTTGATTATGTCGTAACAAAAGCATCAGTTCATGATGCCAAGGAGACAGTTGAACTGATGGAAAATGCACATCCATCTAATTACTATCTTCTTGGCGACGAAGGCTATTTAGGCAAAGAACTGCATCAACAGCTAAAACAAATGGGTTATGAACTTTGGACACCATATCGTAAAAATATGACAGGAGCTAAAAAGCACAATGATCATCAATTGATGGCTATTCGCAGAACAATTGAAAGCGACTTTTCGCTTCTGACCTATTACAATGCCGAGAACAATCGAGCACGTAGTCTGATAGGCTTTCAAAGCCGGTTGGAAATTGCAATTTTAGCTTATAATTTGGCTTATTGTCTAGAAAGATTTAACTAG